The proteins below are encoded in one region of Nitrospira lenta:
- the rsmH gene encoding 16S rRNA (cytosine(1402)-N(4))-methyltransferase RsmH: MSSKPRHVSVFLDEITAWLVTDRSETFVDGTVGYGGHSERLLERAGDGTVLIGIDRDEEALAYSRNRLARFGSRAILLKGDFVDVRQLLRSVDIPEVDGALFDLGVSSPQLDDSNRGFSFREDGPLDMRMDQSTGMTAGELVGRLPESELADLIFQYGEERFSRRIARAIVRARERNALSSTQELTAVIKESVPVAYRHGHIHCATRTFQALRIAVNRELDVLEPAIRDAVDMLRPGGRLAVISFHSLEDRIVKHTFRSLAERPHPKVAVLTKRPQVPSEAECQANPRARSAKLRVAERLSKESAQ, encoded by the coding sequence ATATCGAGCAAGCCGAGGCATGTTTCTGTTTTTCTTGATGAAATAACAGCTTGGCTTGTCACGGACAGGTCAGAGACTTTTGTTGACGGTACGGTGGGGTATGGTGGGCATAGTGAGCGGCTACTTGAAAGGGCTGGGGATGGAACCGTCCTTATCGGCATTGATCGGGACGAAGAAGCGCTTGCGTACTCTCGTAACAGGCTTGCCAGATTTGGCAGTCGGGCAATTCTGCTCAAGGGGGACTTTGTTGACGTGAGGCAGTTATTGCGGAGTGTCGATATTCCAGAGGTCGACGGTGCGCTCTTTGATCTTGGCGTGTCGTCGCCGCAGTTAGACGACTCGAATCGGGGATTCAGTTTTCGGGAAGACGGACCACTCGATATGCGCATGGATCAATCAACGGGTATGACGGCCGGAGAGTTGGTGGGTAGGTTGCCCGAGTCCGAATTGGCAGATCTCATCTTCCAGTATGGCGAGGAGCGATTCTCCCGGCGTATTGCGCGTGCCATTGTTCGTGCGCGTGAACGGAATGCACTGTCATCGACGCAAGAATTGACGGCGGTGATCAAGGAGTCCGTTCCCGTCGCATATCGGCACGGGCATATCCACTGTGCAACGAGAACATTTCAAGCGCTTCGTATTGCGGTCAATCGCGAGTTGGATGTGCTTGAGCCGGCGATCCGTGATGCGGTCGATATGTTGCGGCCCGGTGGCCGTCTTGCCGTCATATCGTTTCATTCGCTCGAAGATCGGATCGTGAAGCACACGTTTCGCTCTCTGGCCGAGCGGCCACACCCCAAGGTCGCGGTGTTGACTAAGCGTCCGCAAGTCCCTTCCGAAGCCGAGTGTCAGGCGAATCCGCGCGCGCGAAGCGCCAAGCTGCGGGTTGCCGAGCGTCTGTCAAAGGAGTCTGCCCAATGA
- a CDS encoding UDP-N-acetylmuramoyl-L-alanyl-D-glutamate--2,6-diaminopimelate ligase has product MMTLEELVQSLRGQVKVLEQAGDLRVSLTAITDDSRAVQAGSLFVAVKGEQVDGHRYISSALASGAAAVVMQEAVAEVDRSYVRVADSRKALGYLGSRFYGDPSGRLRMIGITGTNGKTTTSYVCKALLESIGGRVGLIGTVAYQIGSEIIPASHTTPGALELQQLLKKMVDGRCSAAVMEVSSHALAQDRVSGTEYDVAVFSNLTQDHLDFHKTMEEYFQAKLRLFTGLTGIQKPNKRAIVNSDDPSGARIASLCAVPVWTYGIKDKADLRAEQVRLSLDGTTFMAATPAGTFPVESHLVGEHNVYNMLAAIGVALHEGATIDQVRQAVTRVTNVPGRFERVMAGQPFTVVVDYAHTEDALVRLLTAAQALKAGRIITVFGCGGDRDRGKRPKMGRAAVQQSDVVILTSDNPRTENPLAILDEVEVGVRDALQQRSHVTYQKVADRREAIATAMRAARPGDMVLIAGKGHEDYQIIGTKKFHFDDREVARDAIRELTHCA; this is encoded by the coding sequence ATGATGACCCTCGAAGAATTAGTGCAGTCATTACGTGGGCAGGTGAAGGTTCTTGAGCAAGCGGGGGATCTCCGGGTGTCGCTGACAGCGATCACGGATGATTCTAGAGCCGTGCAGGCGGGAAGTCTGTTCGTGGCCGTCAAGGGCGAGCAGGTTGATGGTCACCGGTATATCTCGTCTGCGCTCGCGTCTGGCGCGGCGGCCGTAGTCATGCAGGAGGCGGTAGCCGAAGTGGACCGTTCGTACGTGCGGGTGGCGGACTCACGCAAGGCGCTGGGATATTTGGGAAGCCGGTTTTATGGCGATCCCTCAGGACGGCTGCGGATGATCGGCATCACCGGCACGAATGGGAAAACGACCACCTCTTATGTCTGCAAGGCTTTGTTGGAATCGATTGGAGGCCGAGTCGGCTTGATCGGAACCGTGGCCTATCAAATCGGGAGCGAGATTATCCCTGCCTCCCATACCACACCAGGTGCGTTGGAGTTGCAGCAGCTTTTGAAGAAGATGGTCGACGGCAGATGCTCGGCAGCGGTGATGGAAGTGTCATCGCATGCGCTCGCGCAAGATCGGGTGAGTGGGACTGAATACGACGTGGCCGTGTTCTCCAACTTGACCCAGGACCATCTCGATTTTCATAAGACGATGGAAGAATATTTTCAGGCCAAGCTCCGGCTCTTCACGGGATTGACCGGGATCCAGAAGCCGAACAAGCGGGCCATCGTCAACAGCGATGACCCAAGCGGCGCCCGCATCGCGTCTCTTTGTGCCGTGCCGGTGTGGACCTATGGCATCAAGGATAAGGCCGATCTTCGAGCGGAACAGGTTCGTCTCTCTCTCGACGGCACGACATTTATGGCGGCAACGCCTGCTGGGACCTTTCCGGTCGAGAGTCATCTGGTCGGCGAACACAACGTCTATAACATGTTGGCGGCGATCGGCGTGGCTTTGCACGAAGGGGCCACGATCGACCAGGTGCGGCAGGCCGTGACCCGCGTCACCAATGTGCCCGGTCGATTCGAGCGCGTCATGGCCGGGCAGCCGTTCACGGTTGTCGTGGACTACGCCCATACCGAAGACGCGCTGGTTCGGTTGCTGACGGCGGCGCAGGCATTGAAAGCAGGCCGGATCATCACAGTGTTTGGATGCGGGGGAGATCGCGATCGCGGGAAGCGGCCTAAAATGGGTCGCGCCGCCGTTCAGCAGAGTGATGTGGTCATTCTCACCTCGGACAATCCGCGCACGGAAAATCCCCTGGCGATTCTCGATGAAGTGGAAGTCGGCGTGCGGGATGCGCTGCAACAGCGATCCCACGTGACCTATCAGAAGGTGGCCGATCGCCGTGAAGCGATCGCGACGGCGATGCGGGCCGCTCGGCCCGGCGATATGGTCCTCATTGCCGGGAAGGGGCACGAAGACTATCAGATTATCGGGACGAAGAAATTTCACTTCGACGATCGCGAAGTCGCCCGTGATGCGATTCGTGAATTGACGCATTGTGCCTGA
- a CDS encoding peptidoglycan D,D-transpeptidase FtsI family protein, with product MTGSPSRARRYVLLLMMLCGFAVVLFRLVSLQVLQAAELTAKADRQHQKTVSLEGARGTVVDRHGKVLAMNMEVPSVFGIPTALESPAKTARSLSPVLRIRTDELEKKLRQDRSFVWLARKLDPEQGHRLEHMPMEGIGLVMEGRRFYPKGPLLAHVLGFAGMDGEGLEGIERRYESQLHGEKRVVVLQRDAMGRTVFPKGQAEQVPAAGHSLVITIDEVVQYIAEKELEEAVTKSRAKSGTVIVLDPQTGAVLALAISPRFDPNAMSSLTADRWRNRALTDTYEPGSTMKALVAAAAVEEKVMKPSTMLYGENGRMTIANTVIHDHEKLGWMTFSQVIQKSSNIGAAKTGMALGDQRLYRYLQAFGFGQKTEIDLPGEVGGLVKHPGEWGRRSLASISMGQEIGVTPIQMVSAVAALANGGVLMKPYVVSEVRDAQGKTLRQILPQVKRRVVSPETARTVTSILEGVVTDGTGNKAAIPGFRVAGKTGTAQKIDPRTGGYSSTLFVGSFVGFVPADNPRLAMIVVIDEPQGESWGGTVAAPVFRRVGEQVLNYLGVSSDEPVKLAMASNRR from the coding sequence GTGACTGGTTCGCCGTCACGGGCCAGACGGTACGTGTTGTTGCTGATGATGCTCTGCGGGTTTGCGGTGGTGCTGTTTCGGTTGGTGAGCCTGCAAGTCTTACAGGCGGCTGAGCTCACGGCCAAGGCTGACCGTCAACATCAGAAAACGGTGTCCTTGGAGGGTGCTCGAGGGACTGTTGTAGATCGTCATGGCAAAGTGCTCGCCATGAATATGGAAGTGCCTTCCGTGTTCGGTATCCCCACTGCGCTCGAAAGTCCTGCCAAGACGGCTCGGTCTCTCTCTCCGGTGCTGCGCATTCGAACCGATGAGTTGGAGAAGAAGCTGCGACAGGATCGCAGTTTCGTGTGGCTGGCCAGGAAGTTGGATCCTGAGCAGGGGCACCGCCTGGAGCATATGCCGATGGAGGGGATCGGGCTGGTGATGGAGGGCCGTCGGTTCTATCCCAAGGGTCCGCTTCTGGCTCATGTGTTGGGATTCGCCGGGATGGATGGAGAAGGGCTTGAGGGGATTGAGCGGCGGTATGAGTCGCAACTCCATGGCGAAAAGCGAGTTGTGGTTTTGCAGCGCGATGCTATGGGTCGGACGGTGTTCCCGAAAGGCCAGGCCGAGCAAGTTCCCGCCGCCGGTCATAGTTTAGTCATCACGATCGACGAAGTCGTTCAGTACATCGCTGAAAAAGAATTAGAAGAAGCGGTCACCAAGTCACGGGCCAAATCAGGCACCGTCATTGTGCTCGATCCTCAGACCGGTGCCGTTTTGGCGTTGGCAATCAGTCCTCGGTTCGATCCGAATGCCATGTCATCTCTGACGGCGGATCGTTGGAGGAATCGGGCGTTGACGGATACCTATGAGCCTGGTTCGACGATGAAGGCGCTCGTGGCGGCTGCAGCGGTGGAAGAGAAAGTCATGAAGCCGAGTACCATGCTGTATGGCGAAAACGGCCGGATGACGATTGCGAATACCGTGATCCATGACCACGAAAAGCTCGGCTGGATGACGTTTTCGCAGGTGATTCAGAAGTCGAGCAACATCGGCGCGGCCAAAACCGGGATGGCGCTGGGCGATCAGCGTCTCTATCGGTATCTGCAGGCCTTTGGATTCGGGCAAAAGACCGAAATCGACCTCCCTGGGGAGGTCGGCGGATTGGTCAAGCATCCTGGGGAATGGGGGCGCCGGTCATTGGCGTCAATTTCGATGGGGCAAGAAATCGGTGTCACGCCGATCCAGATGGTGTCTGCCGTGGCGGCCCTGGCGAACGGCGGAGTCTTGATGAAGCCCTACGTGGTGTCCGAAGTGCGTGATGCGCAGGGGAAAACTCTTCGTCAGATTTTGCCGCAAGTCAAGCGTCGCGTGGTGTCGCCTGAAACGGCGCGGACGGTGACGTCGATTCTTGAAGGCGTGGTGACCGATGGGACTGGAAATAAGGCCGCAATCCCTGGATTCAGAGTGGCTGGCAAGACGGGCACGGCGCAGAAGATCGATCCGCGCACCGGCGGCTACTCTTCGACATTGTTTGTCGGTTCCTTTGTTGGGTTTGTTCCCGCCGACAATCCCCGATTGGCGATGATCGTGGTGATCGATGAGCCGCAGGGTGAGTCTTGGGGCGGAACCGTGGCCGCGCCCGTTTTCCGCCGCGTGGGCGAGCAGGTGTTGAACTACCTTGGAGTCTCATCGGACGAGCCGGTCAAGCTGGCTATGGCGTCAAACCGTCGATAG
- a CDS encoding WD40/YVTN/BNR-like repeat-containing protein, whose translation MNRFLSLLLLLVCLVGCNRSDPIVVLQLHPKNPDIIYVATNDYIYKTRDAGQTWTNLSRGMSHSRVISMAIDPAYPATVYAGTKGDAVFKSHDGGQRWVSMRSGLDDATITSVVNQLLFDPADSQHIFLATTMGVYETKNGGENWSKKMEGMKEVLMVVTLGMDPTRPAILYAGTSGGVYKSIDQAEHWEKVNNGLVPAGMVKTSRALNVTSVQVDPYEPDTVYAATLAGLYKSTDAAASWKRIGESLADQMIIAMALDRARRGVVYITGRDGVHRSEDGGATWTSINSGFATTNIRTIAQSPSDPKLFYAGTNGSGLYRSNDAGETWESMPPLYAGNELRP comes from the coding sequence ATGAACCGCTTTCTCTCTCTGCTTCTTCTTCTCGTTTGTCTGGTCGGCTGTAATCGCAGCGACCCCATTGTCGTGCTCCAGCTTCACCCCAAGAATCCTGACATCATTTACGTCGCGACGAACGACTATATCTATAAGACGCGTGACGCCGGGCAGACCTGGACGAATTTATCGAGGGGAATGAGTCACTCACGCGTGATCTCGATGGCGATCGATCCGGCCTATCCCGCGACGGTGTACGCGGGGACGAAAGGCGATGCGGTTTTCAAGAGTCACGATGGCGGCCAGCGATGGGTATCGATGCGCTCGGGCCTTGATGATGCCACGATTACGTCGGTGGTGAATCAACTCCTCTTCGATCCGGCCGACAGCCAGCACATTTTTCTCGCCACCACGATGGGGGTCTATGAGACCAAGAACGGCGGTGAGAACTGGTCAAAGAAGATGGAGGGAATGAAGGAAGTGCTGATGGTCGTGACGCTGGGCATGGATCCGACGCGCCCGGCGATCCTGTATGCGGGGACGAGCGGGGGCGTATACAAGTCGATCGATCAGGCGGAGCATTGGGAAAAGGTAAACAACGGATTGGTGCCGGCCGGCATGGTGAAGACGTCGCGGGCGTTGAATGTGACGTCGGTACAGGTCGATCCCTACGAGCCGGATACCGTCTATGCGGCGACGCTGGCCGGCCTCTACAAGTCAACGGATGCGGCTGCGTCGTGGAAGCGGATCGGGGAGTCGCTTGCGGATCAGATGATCATCGCGATGGCGCTTGATCGGGCTCGCAGAGGCGTGGTCTACATTACAGGGCGTGATGGTGTGCATCGCAGTGAAGACGGCGGTGCAACGTGGACCTCGATCAACAGCGGGTTTGCCACAACCAACATCAGAACGATCGCACAGAGCCCGTCGGATCCGAAGCTATTCTATGCGGGAACGAACGGGAGCGGGTTGTATCGGAGTAACGATGCGGGGGAGACGTGGGAGTCGATGCCGCCGCTGTATGCCGGGAATGAGCTGCGACCGTAA
- a CDS encoding YajQ family cyclic di-GMP-binding protein: MADQFSFDVVSEVNMQELRNVVDQATKEVKQRFDFKDSKTEITLKEKEKELVILSDDEYKLNAVIDIIKTKCTKRGVSLKAFDYGAIEPALSGTVRQTAKIQSGIVTEKAKEITKAVKESKLKVQAQIQGEQVRVLSKSKDDLQATMTFLKGKDFGIDLQFTNYR; this comes from the coding sequence GTGGCGGATCAATTTTCGTTTGATGTGGTCTCAGAAGTAAACATGCAGGAGTTGCGGAATGTGGTCGATCAGGCGACGAAGGAAGTGAAGCAGCGGTTCGACTTCAAGGATTCCAAGACCGAGATCACGCTGAAGGAGAAGGAAAAGGAGCTCGTCATTTTGTCGGATGACGAGTATAAGCTGAACGCGGTGATCGACATCATCAAGACAAAGTGTACGAAGCGTGGCGTGTCGCTGAAGGCGTTCGATTACGGCGCCATTGAGCCGGCGCTCAGCGGGACGGTGCGGCAGACGGCCAAGATTCAAAGCGGGATTGTCACCGAGAAGGCTAAAGAGATTACGAAGGCGGTGAAGGAATCGAAGCTGAAAGTGCAGGCGCAGATTCAGGGGGAGCAGGTGCGGGTGCTCAGCAAGAGCAAAGACGATTTACAGGCCACGATGACGTTCCTCAAGGGGAAAGATTTCGGCATTGATCTCCAGTTTACTAACTATCGTTAA
- the ftsL gene encoding cell division protein FtsL yields the protein MKMLAVTAGLCLVFVFVWERVDMVRLGYQVERLKHEKVVLERERDELKVKFSALSSPDRIAKVATEKFGMSLPQPGQVVMVQSKTKDSPASAVELRIARNDVLNGRR from the coding sequence ATGAAAATGCTGGCAGTGACGGCCGGGCTCTGTCTCGTCTTCGTCTTTGTGTGGGAGCGGGTGGATATGGTGCGCCTGGGTTATCAGGTTGAACGATTGAAGCATGAGAAGGTGGTGTTGGAGCGCGAACGCGATGAGCTCAAGGTGAAATTCTCGGCGCTGAGTTCGCCCGATCGGATTGCAAAAGTCGCCACGGAAAAATTCGGTATGAGCTTGCCCCAGCCTGGTCAGGTCGTGATGGTGCAATCGAAAACGAAGGACTCGCCTGCATCCGCTGTGGAACTGCGGATTGCCAGGAATGATGTGTTGAACGGGAGGCGATAG